GCAGTTCCAGGGAAAATTATCAGTATTAATAACGAACAAGAACCATTGATGCAAACTGGAAAAGTTAGCTTTGGTGGAGTAATTAAAGAAGTCAGTCTTGCCTATGTTCCTGACGCAAAAGTAGATGACTACGTAATCGTTCATGTAGGTTTTGCTCTGAGCATTCTCGATTCGCAGGAAGCAGAAAGTACGTTGAATTATTTACAAGAAATGCAACATTGAGCGATCGTTGGTTCCCCTTCTATTCTCCTCACAGGTTCCTCAAGTTTTCCTTCTAACTTCAAGGTAGAGCCAAAACAGTCACTTGGTAATACTTTAGAAGCTTGCAAAGGTTGAAAAAATGAAAACAAAAACATTTGCAACCCTAGATGGTAATGAGGCAGTTGCTCAAGTTGCCTAT
This window of the Chroococcidiopsis thermalis PCC 7203 genome carries:
- a CDS encoding HypC/HybG/HupF family hydrogenase formation chaperone gives rise to the protein MCLAVPGKIISINNEQEPLMQTGKVSFGGVIKEVSLAYVPDAKVDDYVIVHVGFALSILDSQEAESTLNYLQEMQH